TTTAAATTATCAGCTTTTAAGCCACATTTAATTCTTGTTAGTATTTCTTTGGTTTTACTTTTAGGTGTGTTTGTCATCGGAATTATTTTAGACAAACGTAAGATTTCTGCTAACAAAAAAGTATTAATAGAAAAGTACAAAAATGGAATTGGTGGGGAACTAGGGGAAGACGACGATCCGCTAGCAGAGGCCAGTAAAAAGTTAAAAGCCGAACGTAAAAAAACGGAAATTTACCGTTTGTTTCTTTCTCAGGAAAGTGTTTTGGATGTTTTGAATGAAGCCACCGAACAGTTTCCTTCTCCAGAAGTTTTGCCTTTCATTTTGGATCAATTTAACTTTGAGGAAAAGGAAATTCAAATTTACGGTCGTGTGAACGAGTTTGGTGAAATTGGTACCATCCAATCAGCACTCGAAAAGTCTGAAAAATTTACCAATATACAAATTCAAAACAAAAGACTGATCACCGGGGTCAATAAATTCAAAGTTAGCTTTAAAATCAAAATGGATGTTGTGACTCCAAAGGATGAACCATAATGTTTGATCGTTTGAATGAGAGAGAACGTGTCTTAGTCATAGGTTTAGTTAGCTTTGTGGCACTTCTTGGGATTTATACTATTATTACTCTTTTTTCTGATTTAAGAAATAGTCTTACGGAAGAAATTTTTGAAACTAGATCCCAAGCAACAGAACTAGATCGCATCATTCGTGAGTATAATTATTTACGTGGATTACAATCGGGCGGAAGTGAAGAAGATGTGAGTGTGATGTATTCGAAACTGGATCAAATTTTAGTTCGATACAACCTCAAAGATAAAGTCCAAACCATGAAGGATACAAGTAATGTCATCCAAAAGGACTATAATAAAATTACAATTGATGTATCCTTTCGATCAGTGCTCTTGCAAGATGTAATTAAACTTGTTTACGATATCGAAAAAAACAAACAAATCCAAGCAAAAGTAGACTTACTAAGTTTTCGAAAACCATTTGCTGAAAAAGAAATTTACGATGTGAATCTAAAAGTTTCTTCGTATAGCCGATTGACCAAAGGGAAATAATATGCCAAAAGAAGAAGAGTTGGAAGAAGATTTCCTCACAGAAGAAGATAATGAAATTCAAGAAAGTCTTCTAGAAGACGATGATGATTTGTTTGATGAGGATGGTGACGAAGAACATTCTAAAGTAAACCGCAAACAAGTGTTAACTTTGGTGGGGATTGCCTTTGTTTCTTTTCTAGTATTTACTTTATTTATTTTTCCTTTAAATGAAATAGTGCGTTCTATACTCATCAAAACGGGGAAAGAAACTGGAATTTTTTTGGATGCCAAAGAGATTCATTTTCCTGTGATCGGACGTAAGTCTTTTGATAGTTTTATTGCTAGTTTTCCTTCGGGAACTTCGGTCAAAGCAGAGGAAATCAGTTTAGGTGTTTCTCTACTTGGGCTTCTTCAGTCAAAATTAGAAGGTGATGCCAATATTGGTTATTTTAGTTTTGAAGGGAGTGAATGGGCTATGAGTATCCAAACTTTGGACATCCCGCTTCGTCTTTCTCCGATTGACGATAAAATTACGAAATGGAATGGAGAAGGGGAGATTGAACTTTCTGGTGGAAAGATCAAAGAGTCTGCTGAAATTCCTTTTTTAGGAAGTTTAAAAGGAACTGACATTCGTAAGGCGAATATTGTATTTAAAATTCGTTCTGGAAAGTTACTTTTGGAACGGGGCAGTTTGGAATCTTCTCT
This genomic window from Leptospira bandrabouensis contains:
- the gspN gene encoding type II secretion system protein GspN gives rise to the protein MPKEEELEEDFLTEEDNEIQESLLEDDDDLFDEDGDEEHSKVNRKQVLTLVGIAFVSFLVFTLFIFPLNEIVRSILIKTGKETGIFLDAKEIHFPVIGRKSFDSFIASFPSGTSVKAEEISLGVSLLGLLQSKLEGDANIGYFSFEGSEWAMSIQTLDIPLRLSPIDDKITKWNGEGEIELSGGKIKESAEIPFLGSLKGTDIRKANIVFKIRSGKLLLERGSLESSLAKFQFQGVIRLSDTLSYSQLDLKVCFTLTEKFAQERQDLVGMVALLPQEGGKTCIPIRGTFSSPKVDLPNLNQLGGSAPKAEETSIEPAPVP